A single window of Brachionichthys hirsutus isolate HB-005 unplaced genomic scaffold, CSIRO-AGI_Bhir_v1 contig_1029, whole genome shotgun sequence DNA harbors:
- the arrb1 gene encoding beta-arrestin-1, whose product MVDKGTRVFKKASPNGKLTVYLGKRDFVDHVDLVEPVDGIVLIDPEYLKERKVFVAMTCAFRYGREDLDVLGLTFRKDLFVANFQTFPPLPDNKKGLSRLQERLIKKLGEHAHPFTFEIPLNLPCSVTLQPGPEDTGKACGVDFEVKAFCGEHPEEKIHKRNSVRLVIRKVQYAPETPGPQPTAETTRHFLLSDKPLHLEASLDKEIYYHGEPISVNVHVTNNTNKTVKKMKISVRQYADICLFNTAQYKCPVATEDSDDLVAPSSTFCKVFTLTPFLANNREKRGLALDGKLKHEDTNLASSTLLREGANKEILGIIVSYKVKVKLVVSRGGLLGDLAASDVSVELPFTLMHPKPPEDSAYRDAPDEAQIDTNLIQFDTNDDDIIFEDFARQRLIGAKDEKEEDEEPVNSPKRNDR is encoded by the exons aGTGTTTAAGAAAGCCAGTCCCAATGGAAAG ctCACCGTCTATCTGGGGAAGAGAGACTTTGTGGATCACGTGGATTTGGTGGAACCTGTCG ATGGCATCGTCCTGATCGACCCCGAGTACCTGAAGGAGAGGAAAG TGTTTGTGGCGATGACCTGCGCCTTCCGTTACGGGCGCGAGGACCTCGACGTCCTCGGCTTGACGTTCCGGAAAGATCTCTTTGTGGCGAACTTCCAGACGTTCCCTCCGCTTCCTGACAACAAGAAGGGTCTGAGCCGTCTCCAGGAACGCCTGATCAAAAAGCTGGGCGAGCACGCCCACCCGTTCACCTTCGAG ATCCCTCTGAACCTGCCCTGCTCCGTCACCCTCCAGCCGGGCCCAGAAGATACCGGCAAG GCCTGCGGAGTCGACTTCGAGGTCAAAGCTTTCTGCGGAGAACATCCGGAGGAGAAGATCCACAAACG GAACTCGGTGCGTCTGGTGATCCGGAAGGTGCAGTACGCCCCGGAGACGCCGGGCCCCCAGCCCACGGCAGAAACCACCCGGCACTTCCTGCTGTCGGACAAACCGCTGCACCTGGAGGCGTCGCTGGACAAAGAG ATCTATTACCACGGCGAGCCGATCAGCGTCAACGTTCACGTCACCAACAACACCAACAAGacggtgaagaagatgaagatctCAG TGCGGCAGTATGCCGACATCTGTCTGTTCAACACGGCGCAGTACAAATGTCCAGTGGCCACCGAGGACTCTGA TGACCTCGTCGCTCCCAGTTCCACCTTCTGCAAAGTCTTCACCCTCACGCCGTTCCTGGCCAACAACCGGGAGAAGCGAGGTCTGGCTCTGGACGGAAAGCTGAAGCACGAGGACACCAACCTGGCGTCCAGCACGCT GTTAAGAGAAGGAGCCAATAAGGAGATCCTGGGCATCATCGTGTCCTACAAGGTCAAAGTCAAGCTGGTGGTGTCCCGAGGCGG GCTCCTGGGAGATCTGGCGGCGAG TGACGTCTCTGTCGAGCTGCCGTTCACGCTGATGCACCCGAAGCCGCCGGAAGACTCCGCCTACAGAGACG cgCCGGACGAAGCGCAGATCGACACCAACCTGATCCAGTTTGACACCAA cgacgatgacatcatctttgAAGACTTCGCCCGCCAGCGGCTGATTGGAGCGAAAGAtgaaaaggaggaagacgaggagccgGTCAATTCGCCCAAACGCAACGACAGATAA